ggtcccttaccgtctaaaatttcctcccatgtccatgagtccAGAGAACGCTGCTGCTctataccacgctgcttggtgcTTGGTTGGTGGGTATTTCTGTAACGAttctcgttggtggaaggagaggaggactataacaacatagaaaaaagaacctaggctacccaccccaactcacgccctgaccaacctaacacaaagacataaaaaaggaactaaggtcagaacgtgacacctatCCCTGATAACGCACCCCCTACCTGGAGTGAGTACTCCTGTTCAATGTTCAAAACCGAGATGCCAGGGCTCTTAGCGTGGCTCActtttgatgcctcaaaagctgtgctCACAAGCTCTCTGAGTTTTGAGATTGGCAAACCAACGTGGGCTGTAGGGCCCAAGTAGTTAATGAAGTTGAGGATACATGTTCGACAGAATTTTTTCGTCGCAGAACCTCTGAAATCTATTTTCAAAGCCGTGGCAAGTTTCGTATAGTGTCTCGTATAATGTCTCCGTGTCATTTGGCTTCCCTGGAACGGGGTCAAAGGTGTGGAGGTTTTTGCCGATTTTGTCATGGTGTTCCTTGCAAAGTGCGCAGAGAGGGTTGGCTTCATCCTGTGGGGAAGTATGGGCCGAAAAGCCAAGAGGAGAAGCCAAGCTTTGGCATTGTTGGCAAGGAGGCGACATATTACTCTGTGCCGAATGGCCAAGAGGAAAAGACTGAGGGACACCTGAGAGAGGCAAAGTCTGAAACCTTCTATCGTCTACACTCCTTTTTGTACCGAGCTCCAGTTGCGATTTTGATTGGGTAGGGTAGTCATGCTGTAGCGCGTGACTGTTCTGGAATTCCTCCAGATGGTAcctaagggtggtattctgctAAATCGCAGGGTCCACTTGGGTGCTTAGAGTACTTATTTTAGACATGTGAGTGTCGCAGTTGCTCCTTTCGGTCTCATacttatctgtcatggtttgcagGTAGAAGTCTTGAGTGCGGAgcaagagattcagtgatgagatgTCCTCCGCTTGCTTAGAGATCATTTTGTTCACCTGGGTTCTCTCATCGTTCATttggtcagcgacttcaatgagttcaGCGGTTTAGTCATCCAACTTGGTTATTGTGTTCATAAGCTGATCGTCTTTGGTCTGCAGCATTTGGACTAGAACATTATTGCTTTGAATGTTGTTTATCAAAACTGCATGCATTCTATCAAGTTGCGCGCCCCTGTTCATAGATAACTCAACAGATTTATCTAGTTTGAGGATTGTGTTCCTGCAGAAGATGATTTTGTTGAAGAGTTTGTGCTCGTTCGTCATCATAAGGTTTTGCTATTTCTTTTAAATGTTCCGTTTTCAAACACAGTTCCTTGGATAGCGGTATTTTCCCCTTTACTGCGGTTGTCATTAGTTTCCTggttctctccacctgtccctTCATGTCAACCGTGTTTTGCTCGTGCTTCTGCTGTGGTACTGGAACAATGTTAATCTCTGCTGGCGGCCATGTATCAGGGCTGAACTGGAGAGAACCTTTACAAGGCTTGCGCCCCGCCTCCCACCGGGGTCCATCCATTAGCACTCATGGAGCTCACCCACCCTCTTTATGGAAGTAAATCGCTACCAAGAAAGCCACCTTCATAAAGAGGTGTTTCACGGAGGCAGACTACAACGTTTCGAAAGGCAGCTTTGCCAAAGCTGAAAAGACCACATTCAAATCCTAGCTCGCCATTGACCAGGTCCTAGCTGGTCGCAGGCGGCGAACCCCCTTCATAAACCTGGAGACCAAGGGATGGCGCCCCACTGGCATGTCCATCCACCCCACATGGCAAGCAGATATAGCAGGCAAATACCCTCAGTGTAGAGGCTGCTAAGCCTTCATCCAAGCGAGACTGCAGGTATTGGAGGACATACTGTACCCCACATGACTCAGGCACCACCTCAATACCAGTGCACCAAGAGCAGAACAATCACCAGCTCAACTGATATGCCGCGGTTGTATCCGGTGCCCTTGCACTCTGAATGGAGTTCATTACACCCTCCTGTAGTCCTAACATGGACCATTGGCATCGTTCAGTGGCCAAGCCCACCGACTGAGACAGCAGGTCCGGTCTCAGGGGAAGTAGCCAAGGTGTCCCAGACAACagggacaggagaaggctgaACCAGGCTTGTCTGGGCCAGTATGGGGCCACCAAAAGCAGACGATGCTCTGCCATGCTGGTCCTGTCCAGCACTGCCTGGAACAGGGGAAAAAGGGGGGAATGAGTAAAGCTCCAGCCTGCGCCAATCGTGAGCCAGAGCATCCAAGCCCAGAGGCCCAGGTGGCTCCGACATGGAGTACCTCAGGGGGAAGTGCGCATTGTCCAGGGAGGCAAACAGGTCCACCTGCGCCCTCCTGAACTTGCTGCATCACCTGGGGATGTCGGCTCCAGTCCCAAGGTGGCGGACCCTCCCTTGGGAGCATATCCGCTGCCACATTCAGGATGCCAGGTACGTGCGCTGCGCGTAGAGACGCTAGACATCCCTGAGCCCAGAGAAGGAGCTCACATGCCATAAGGAGCTCACATGCCATACCATGTAGGCGGTGGTACTTTAGTCCACCCTGATGGTTGATGTAAGCCAATACTATGGTGTTGTCTGTTCTCACCAGGACATGTCTTCCCTTCAGATGTGGAAGGAAAGACTGCAGGGCCAGCAATACAGCTCGGAGCACTCGTGTATTGATGTGCCTGCCGCTCCAAGGGGGTAGCCAACATCCTCTGACCGACCTGCCCTTGGGTGGCGTCTGTGCTGACCTGTGCTGACCAGCTCCCGGCAGCACATCCTCAGCATCTCCACCCCACCTGAGAGAAAGGGGTCACAGCGCCACCTCAACAATACCATGAGGCACTGTGTGGTCATCCGCAGCTGGCGGTGACAGTTGCGCTTCGGGTGCAGCCAGTGGGAGTTGAGTCACTGTTGAAGAGGCCGGAGATGGAGCAGGCCCAGGGGAATCAACAATGAGGCCTCTGTCAGCAAGCCCAACAGGCTTTGGCAGGTTAGGGCGGATACCACCCGCCCCTGTCAAAAGTGATCGAGGCAAGGTGAGATTGCCTGAACCCTTCTGGTGGACAGGcgtgctctcatgaggactgagtCCAGCTCCATGCCAATGAAGGCCACCCTCTGGGTGGGCGTCAGACGACAGTTCTTGTCGgttacagtaatacccagcccgCCGATGTGGGTCAGGAGCATGTCTCTGTCTGATAAGAACTGTGTCCTGGTCAGGGCACAAATCAGTCATTCGTCCAGGTAATTGAGAATCAACACTTATTGAAAGTGCGGGGTGCCAAGACCCGTTCCTTCGAAAGCGAATCGGAGGTACTGCCACTGAGCTGGGTGAACAGGAACATGGAAGTATGCAACCCTCAGGTACAGCGTCACAAACCACTGGTCCCTGGACACGGCCTGCAACACACGGCTGGGGACAGTATGTGGAACCTCAGTAACTTTAAGTACCCATTGAGGTTCAGAATCGGTCGAAATCCTCTGTCTCTTTTTGGGACCACAAAATAagtggtcagagtggggtgttctctcattatgtgtctggaagtagataGCAAGccagccaatgttagccagttagtttGGGTGCTTCACTACTGTGAGGTCAGAACGTTCTGATCAACCCTACTCATCGGTTatagcgtccagtgtgcgctctgaatgctccgagagcgaaacgctctgaagaatggacaatctgacagcacagttgcagtcaccaaagctctggataacataaccgcctaaccagctctgctagggcgagtaatgttgagtgagctgttctctcatttgtgtctggaagtaattagcaagttagcttgggtgcttgattgCTGTTGATAGTACAGAAAGcttggatcaacccttaaagagatgggtggggctaaagcttaagaggttGTGAACGATGCCGAAGGGGTGttgacaaagaagggctctccagtagtagttccaaaacattcaaaggacattttctcaaaagtgagtttacaagtttatcaactttcaaagcaaaattactttcccattgttcctcaactgtagtgtatgatataccattttgtctCTACTTttggacattttctcaaaagtgagtttacaagtttatcaactttcaaagcaaaattactttcccattgttcctcaactgtagtgtatgatataccattttgtctctacttttatccaatgtaaaaaacgcaatttaaaatgttgctacataagccCGATTTGAGCCTATCGGTCACATTTGTGAATCACAAAAGACAAAAGACATTGGTTTGATTCATTCTGAAAAGTGCCACATTCAGTTAttcaagggaaaggggatacctagtcagttgcacaactgaatgcattcaaccgaaatgtgtcttccacatttaacccaagaGGTGCGTGGGATGCCTTAAACGACATCATCGGCACCCGGGGAGCaattgttgttgggggttaactgccttgctcgagggcagaatggcagatgtgttgttattaAGCCTACTGACTGTCAATactgatagtggctaatatttaacacaATAGAAATAGGAAACAGAGAAAGTTAATTAATTATTATAATTAAGATATTCAAGAGGGCCCATCCCTGCAAGTTAAAAGGCTGTACAATTAAAATTCTGCATAATGCATTTCATACTCTTTAATGTGACAAAGTTGATATATCGATATACTTAATTTTGTtgccatatgactggtttcacaatTGTCTCCAGTGATTATAAGATAAAATATATCTAAAACAAGTATCATTaatatttacaatccccttatcCAAATGGATTACTAATTTACCTAGCTCTTTTCAATAGCTCTCATGAAATTGTAAATTACACTGCATGGAGAATGATGTTATTTCTATCGGAAAATATTAAGTAGATACTTTTTCCTCTTGCGTAAAGGTGGCTGAATTATTAGGACATTAAGTCGATGTGAGAATATGGCATATCTATAGACACCTCTGCCACACCTTCATTAGATATTAGATATCCACCCAAAAAGAAAAGCAGGTGAATAGTGTGCTATTCTCATGcctaagttcaaggtcagaatacgtgTTGAGAGAAAATCGCTTAAAAAGGGAATCATCCCCTTTGAGTATCATAAGGAGCAGAGTCAGCATTCTTGGGCATTCTGGATAGAACTAGGAGTTGGAGGTGCGTTACAGATCAAAATTGGTTTGGCGTTCGTACCGTTGTGGTCGTGACCTGGGCACAATGCCAGGTGGAGACAGTCCTTGAACGCCCCCACACAAAACGAGAACAGAGGGGTCATGCTGTCCGCCCCCAGGAAAGACACTAGGCCCGCTGGGAAACTACACAGGACCCCAATACGGCTTAAGTGTTTCGTGACAGGCAGCTGGTGGGGCACCCCACCATGCCAGGCTGTGTACTCCCCGTCAAAGAATTCCATGGCCCAGGAGTCAGAGCCGCGACCCAGCCAGCAGTCCTCGGCCCGGCCCTTGCGGGAGATGGTGGGGTAGGTGAGGCCCAGCTCCCAGTAAGTCTTCCCAGCCACATCTATCTCCCAGTAGTGACGCCCGGAGCTGAAGCCCTGCAGGCTGATCACGTTGAGGGTGGTGTCAAAGCGTCCTGGGAGCTCTGGTAGTTCCTGCCAGGTGTCTGTGTAGGTGACACTGTCACCTTGCAGGGAAATGACCAGCTTGGGGTGTGCTGTCTCTGGGTCCAGGGACACCTCTGTAGAATCTGTTGACAGAGGTGTAATTTTCCCATGAGAAAATACTATATTtaaaatactatattataattgGCTGGATGTTTCAAGGCATAACCACTTTCAAGGCATAACCAGTTTTAATAACATGCAGCATGTTTTTAAGTACAAAAACATGCTGTATGTTATAACGGCTTACCTTCACTTATAAATTATAGATGTAAGAAATGTATCCATAATGAAATACACTTTTTGAATTGTTTTAGAATTTCTACAGTATTCTGATAGACCACTAGGTGTAGAGGATCCATGGTACAAAAAGATCCTGCCTATCTCTCCACTTCCAGTTGTACTTAGCTATGTTTCCATTAACCTGTCCAGTAACTTTTTTTTTTGACATTTAGAAAGATTGCATTGAAAATAGATGCAACAATTGCCTGCTACGGTGCGTTTCCATTGAACTATCTTGTGTCAATAAAAACAGCTGGATGTAATGATGTCACCCCCCCCACGAAAGCCACATTTGACATATTCTAATAATTCTCATGTGCCAACGTATCGTCACGGTCCATGCCatggtgaaacttgcactcctgtagatctgaaataattggatcATGAAACTTGCATCTAGCCAACAAGAAAAGCAAGAAGAAGTAATTCAGATATTATTGAAAGTCAGGACAATCCTTGTCCTGCAaagaaacatatatatttttttatagttTACAGCAGTATACATTTAGAATGAAATGTGGAGTGGATCTTTATAATTACATGATGGCATCATGTATTCCGAATACCTTAAAAATGATTTGGCAATCATCATTTATTTGAAAAACTGTTTCAATCATTATTTGTCGCAATAAAGAAACTTAGACAAAATAAAAATCCCCCCTGTCGAATGGATACAAATGTTGTATCTTTAGAAAATGTCTCCTATATCTGCCGTTTACATTACACATGTTGCAAAGATTTGTTTTGCGACATTGCTTTTGTCGAAAAAACCTgtgtcaatggaaacctgcctagtGACATCATAGCATTTTGAGATTTAAATCATAAAGTTGAAAGATGTCATGGATTACTAAGGGTACTCACAGCTCTTGATGAGTCTCTTGGTAATGGGGGTCTGGGAGTGGATGAGTAGCAGCATATTGTTGGTGAGGGTGAGAATTTGGTCAGCTTTAGGCTCATCCAGGTTCACTTTGCTTGGGTCTGTCCTGCTCAGCAGATCCATCActctgggtgagagagaggacaaTTACCAACATTTAAAGCCTGGTTTCATAGACTaaatgtaacatagtaaatgtaaatcaaatcaatcaaatgagtatgatatgttacgtttggtatggttaaataagacagatggttacttaaggcaaaaacaaaagtagggtggATGGGTTGGCGTATAATGCAAACATCTAGCAACTGAAAGGTTGAGAGTTtgaaatctcatcacagacagtTTTAGCATTTTAACTAATTAGCAACTtgtcaactacttactactttttagctactttgcatgttagctaacccatctcctaaccctaaacttaacccttttagctaacccttccactaaccttaaccctttcacataactcctaaacttatccctaacccctagcctagctaaatttaactagctagctaacgttagccacctagctagaattcgtaacatatcatacattttgcaaatttgtaataTATAACacaattgtaattcgtaacatgtcATACGAAATAGgtaatggacatccacaaattaatacataccacgCCATTcgaaacatatcatactaaattgaATGTTCCGGatatacatacagaataatatgaaatgctctgagaccaggttgccatTTACTGCAGTGGCTCTCACATGAACagtaggcaggtttccattgacccaaaaagacatgtgtaatggaaacggcagatataGGATAAATGTTCTAAAGATTGATAACATTTGTATCTGTTCAACAGGGGTGGATTTTTCTTTAGTAGAACTTTATTGCGACAAATGATGGAAACTGTGTTTTTCGAATAACTGATGATTGCCGAATGAATCATTTTGAAGGTATACGTAATTATAAAGCGCCACTTCACATTTACTAAATGTCTACTGCTGTAATggctttcctcctcttcgtctgaaaaggagaggcgagaaggatcggaggcccaatatgcggcgtggtaagtgtccatggtatttatttaaacacataaactgaacactccatGCAAAAACAATAAACTCTACActccatacaaaaacaataaacgtaacgtgaataaCCGAAAACAGTACCATGTGGTGTAAAacgaaaacaatcacccacaaaacaacagtgaaacccaggctacctaagtatgattctcaatcagagacaactaacgacacctgcctctgattgagaaccatactaggccaaacacagaaaaacaacctagacacacaaaacatagaatgcccacccaactcgagtcctgaccaactaaaacaaacaattaacacaaATACTAGGATCAGAACGTGACAACTGCTTGCAAAATCACATTTTTTTCAAGTATATAAATAATGTTTCTTTGCAAGAAAAGGATTGTCCTGACTTTCAAAATTCCTGAAATTCTTGAAGGTATATTTGTCAATTATTGCATTCTGTCCATGCTGGCTTTCGCAGGCTActtgagacatgaaacagataggtgggagggcatACAGGCTGTCTCCAATTTATTAATGCGCAATTTGCCTAAATTGGTAATGGAAATATTTCAATTTATGATCAATAATGATGATTGTAAACATCTTTGTCAATAAAATgatttatataaaatatatgtgcATGCGGTATTAGAAACAACAAATGTATTTGGATCAAATTACATACCTGCCTTCTATCTCTGTGTCCTAGAGTCGATGTGGAGGAATAAAGAGTGATAGTGAATACAACAGCATCAATATCAATTAAATTAGTTTATGTTGAATAGAACTGAAGAGCCAAATCACCATTGTATCAGGCAGAATAATGTCCTTCTGGGCCAGCTCAGTGGTGAGCCTGGCCAGATCCTGCTCTATCTCCTGGATGATGATACAATTATTTTCCATCAGGTCCTCCAGGGCTGTGACTGcagctctctcctccatctccagctGGGTCAGAGTTATCCTGAGGTCCTCATTCAGAACCCTCTGGATGTCCTCATACTTCTTCTTTATACTCGCCTTCATCGCTGAGGACTTTTTCTGGTTGTGGGACACAGAACCAGTCAATGCGAAAGTCATTGCAACATTTCACATCTTAGAGTTTATATGTTACCATGTTGTGCATGTTTTTCACCACAAATAGATGCCATAGAAATATAAATGTCAGATgtgaccatagaaatataattactagaaggGCCAAAGCCCCTCAGACAACTTCAATTTGACTGGAACACTCATGTGTGCATTCAATATGTCTGACATGTTATTGTGATGCTTGTGACCTCTGTTCACACAGATGAAGCCCTGTGCTGTTTACTTACAATGATTTCAGTTTGCTTTGCACTTAGTTTCTTCATTCGGAGCTTCACAGCCTCTCTTTGCCTCTTCAGACATTCCTGGTGCTTCAACTGCATCTCCTGAGGAGTGAAAAAAAAGTAGCACACACCTGATCCTGAGTCTTCATCTTCAAGGCCTTACTCTAAGTGAGATGATCAGTTATACAAATGAAGAAAAGCTGACGTAATTGCAAAGGGAAGTTGTAATAAACCAAAGACTTCTAGTCCTATGTCAATGAGCCTTAAATCAATATAGACTACCTGGCACTCTTTAACAATACCACGCTTCTAGTTTCACAAGCTCAGGTACTAGAGTATAGTGGGTAGGGTTGTGTCCTTAGAAATACGGGGATGGCCCATTCAATGAGCCATATTGGGTGTACCCATGAGGGTGCAGTCAAATTGCTGTGGTCTGAGGGGATTGTCCTTTCTagttattatatttatatggttATGTCAATGAGGCCCTTCATTCTCCCCTAGAAAGTATTCACCTTGACTCCACAGGTACATTATCCATTAAGGAAAGGGGGTTTTcgagtcagttgtacaactgaaatatgtcttccacatttaaaccaatccctttgaatcagagaggtgcggggggcttcCTTAATCCACATCCATATCGTCGgcacctggggaacagtgggttaactgacttgctcaggggtagaacgacagatttttaccttgtcaacttggGGATTTGATTCAGCAAACGTTTGATTTACTGTCCtaacgccctaaccactaggctacctgccaccccattatGTACCTGTAGGCTGCCactcaaaagaagaagaaaacaaccccAGTAAGAAATACATACATAGTTTAAGTGATAATAAATTCTGTATCAACAGGAAAAGAAAACCCTCCCCATACCACCCCTTCCACATGGGCCTGAAAGCAAagaacataaaaatataaaaaaataggtatatttatatatatacccAGCACAagtcaaaagttgggacacacctactcattcattcaagggtttttctttatttttttacaattttttacatgtagaataatagtgagacatcaaaactatgaaataaaacatggaattatgtagtaaccaaaagtgttaaaaaaatcaaaacatattttatatttcagattcttcaaattggccaccctttgcctggattacagctttgcacagccttggcattctcccaaccagcttcacctggaatgcttttccaacagtcttgaaggagttcccacatatactgagcacgtgttggctgcttttccttcactcagcgGTTCAACTCATAACCAAACCATCTCAATGtaggtgacaggtagcctagtggttagagtgttggcctggtaaccaaaaggttgcaagatcaaatccctgagctgacagggtaaaaagctcttgttctgcccctgttcctaggctgtcattaaaaataagaaattgttcttaactgacttgcctagttaaataaaggtaaaataaaaaaattgggttgaggttgggtgattgtggaggacaggtcatctgatgcagcactcttggtcatatacagtgccttgcgaaagtattcggcccccttgaactttgcgaccttttgccacatttcaggcttcaaacataaagatataaatctgtattttttttgtgaagaatcaacaacaagtgggacacaatcatgaagtggaacgacatttattggatatttcaaacttttttaacaaatcaaaaactgaaaaattgggcgtgcaaaattattcagcccccttaagttaatactttgtagcgccaccttttgctgcgattacagctgtaagtcgtttggggtatgtctctatcagttttgcacatcgagagactgaatttttttcccattcctccttgcaaaatagctcgagctcagtgaggttggatggagagcatttgtgaacagcagttttcagttctttccacagattctcgattggattcaggtctggactttgacttggccattctaacacctggatatgtttatttttgaaccattccattgtagattttgctgttttggatcattgtcttgttggaagacaaatctc
This window of the Oncorhynchus clarkii lewisi isolate Uvic-CL-2024 chromosome 16, UVic_Ocla_1.0, whole genome shotgun sequence genome carries:
- the LOC139367553 gene encoding probable E3 ubiquitin-protein ligase TRIML1, which produces MQLKHQECLKRQREAVKLRMKKLSAKQTEIIKKSSAMKASIKKKYEDIQRVLNEDLRITLTQLEMEERAAVTALEDLMENNCIIIQEIEQDLARLTTELAQKDIILPDTMDTEIEGRVMDLLSRTDPSKVNLDEPKADQILTLTNNMLLLIHSQTPITKRLIKSYSTEVSLDPETAHPKLVISLQGDSVTYTDTWQELPELPGRFDTTLNVISLQGFSSGRHYWEIDVAGKTYWELGLTYPTISRKGRAEDCWLGRGSDSWAMEFFDGEYTAWHGGVPHQLPVTKHLSRIGVLCSFPAGLVSFLGADSMTPLFSFCVGAFKDCLHLALCPGHDHNGTNAKPILICNAPPTPSSIQNAQEC